From a single Bacillus gobiensis genomic region:
- a CDS encoding class I SAM-dependent methyltransferase — MQRNNIERLYDFMDSAAEFISEDLQVSYLEALAEAGEVFLEKSLHLDLSEEKAEKIKELLQKYDDIDELEAETVRKALQLSLLKSMKNYHPNRQMTPDTIGLFISYLFNKFNQGTEPVSIMDPAVGTGNLLFTVLNHMSGKLGKIYGADIDDILIQLAFIQADMQKKEVSFFNQDSLQLVFAEQVDTIISDLPVGYYPNDEAAKSYQLKADEGHSFSHYLFIEQSLRYTKPGGHLFFVIPNQLFVGPESKKLTSFLTEEAYIYAILKLPSSIFKNESFGKSILVLRKKGDNITAPKQILAADLPSFSDKNGMVRIMNQLERWIKENTDHKTER, encoded by the coding sequence ATGCAAAGAAATAATATTGAACGATTGTACGATTTTATGGATTCAGCTGCCGAATTTATTTCAGAAGATTTGCAGGTATCCTATCTGGAAGCTCTTGCAGAAGCAGGTGAAGTATTCCTGGAAAAATCCCTGCACCTGGACCTATCAGAGGAGAAAGCCGAGAAGATAAAAGAGCTATTACAGAAATATGATGATATTGATGAGCTTGAGGCAGAAACGGTTCGAAAAGCTCTTCAGCTGTCTTTGTTAAAAAGTATGAAAAATTACCATCCAAACCGGCAAATGACACCTGATACGATTGGTTTGTTTATTAGTTATTTATTTAATAAATTCAATCAAGGGACAGAGCCGGTCAGTATAATGGATCCTGCGGTTGGAACGGGAAATCTTTTATTTACCGTTTTGAATCATATGTCCGGCAAGTTGGGCAAAATATATGGGGCAGACATAGATGATATTTTAATACAACTTGCTTTTATACAAGCCGATATGCAAAAGAAAGAAGTCAGCTTTTTTAATCAAGACAGCCTACAGCTCGTTTTTGCCGAGCAAGTGGATACGATCATCAGTGATCTGCCGGTTGGTTATTATCCAAATGACGAAGCCGCAAAGAGTTATCAACTTAAGGCAGATGAAGGTCATTCCTTCTCACATTACTTATTTATTGAACAGAGCCTTAGATATACAAAACCGGGAGGCCATTTGTTTTTTGTTATTCCAAATCAGCTGTTCGTCGGACCGGAAAGCAAAAAGCTCACCTCGTTTTTAACAGAAGAAGCTTATATTTATGCCATATTAAAACTCCCTTCTTCTATTTTTAAAAACGAATCCTTCGGAAAAAGCATACTTGTATTACGGAAAAAAGGAGATAACATTACAGCGCCCAAGCAAATTTTGGCTGCCGATCTTCCTTCATTCTCTGATAAAAATGGCATGGTACGTATAATGAATCAATTGGAACGATGGATTAAGGAAAATACAGACCACAAGACAGAACGGTGA